One window of the Nocardia huaxiensis genome contains the following:
- a CDS encoding 2'-5' RNA ligase family protein, protein MVNHWGRNEWPAGHEKYFWYLTFEDPELVEMAANCQAQLKVAGIDLVPLNGLHITVLRIASSADITEASIQAIVDCAKKRISEVSTFRITVGPLSGSQGAVRFTVSPWTELFKLHQIVRESTLQALPELMLTDTDNFRPHLGVGYSNCQQSADSIIEKVLQTRDITPVTIEVSSIKLVRLRRESKAYRWNDVATLDFDPS, encoded by the coding sequence ATGGTTAACCACTGGGGCCGCAATGAATGGCCCGCCGGCCATGAGAAGTACTTCTGGTATCTGACCTTCGAAGATCCCGAACTGGTTGAAATGGCGGCGAATTGCCAGGCTCAACTCAAGGTCGCGGGTATAGACTTAGTCCCACTGAACGGTCTCCATATCACGGTACTACGGATTGCAAGTTCGGCGGATATTACAGAGGCCAGCATCCAGGCCATCGTCGACTGTGCAAAAAAGAGAATTAGCGAAGTGAGCACCTTCAGGATAACCGTTGGTCCTCTGTCAGGCTCACAGGGAGCCGTCCGGTTTACTGTCTCCCCTTGGACTGAGCTATTCAAGTTGCATCAGATCGTCAGAGAATCCACATTGCAAGCGCTTCCCGAACTCATGCTCACTGATACAGATAATTTCCGGCCACATTTGGGCGTTGGCTACAGTAACTGCCAACAGTCCGCAGATTCGATAATCGAAAAGGTTCTCCAAACGCGGGATATCACACCCGTAACCATTGAGGTCAGCAGCATCAAACTAGTTCGCCTTCGACGAGAATCGAAGGCTTATCGATGGAACGACGTAGCCACGTTAGACTTTGATCCTAGCTAG
- a CDS encoding helix-turn-helix domain-containing protein, producing the protein MDTRVPTGQLMSLRDAAALAQVDIKTVRRWINGGHLNGYRMGPRLLRVERSELLAIAKPIPTASSGGAS; encoded by the coding sequence ATGGACACACGCGTCCCGACGGGTCAGCTGATGAGCCTGCGCGACGCCGCTGCGCTCGCCCAGGTAGATATCAAGACCGTTCGCCGCTGGATCAATGGCGGGCATCTCAACGGTTACCGAATGGGGCCGCGGCTGCTGCGGGTGGAGCGGAGCGAGCTGCTCGCCATCGCAAAGCCCATCCCCACGGCATCTTCCGGTGGTGCGTCATGA